In Festucalex cinctus isolate MCC-2025b chromosome 21, RoL_Fcin_1.0, whole genome shotgun sequence, one genomic interval encodes:
- the tbpl1 gene encoding TATA box-binding protein-like 1, whose product MDSSNDDTLDIIITNVVATFRTRCHLNLRTIALEGTNVIYKPEVGKVLMKLRKPKITASIWSSGKIICTGATSEEEAKQGARRLARCLQKIGFKVRFSAFKVVNVLAVCSMPFAIHLVDFTKKNRPIASYEPELHPAATYRIKTIKATIQVFSTGSLTVTGPNVQNVATAVEQVYPLLFECKKPLCK is encoded by the exons ATGGATTCCAGCAACGATGACACACTGGATATCATCATCACCAACGTGGTGGCCACGTTCAGGACCAGGTGCCACCTCAACCTGCGTACCATCGCCCTGGAGGGCACCAACGTCATCTACAAGCCGGAGGTCGGG AAAGTCCTCATGAAGCTTCGTAAGCCCAAGATAACCGCGTCCATCTGGTCCTCAGGGAAAATTATCTGCACGGGAGCAACAAG CGAGGAAGAGGCGAAGCAAGGTGCTCGCCGACTGGCACGATGTCTGCAAAAAATCGGCTTCAAG GTGAGGTTCTCCGCCTTCAAGGTGGTGAACGTGCTGGCCGTGTGCTCCATGCCCTTTGCCATCCATCTGGTGGACTTCACCAAGAAGAACAGGCCCATCGCCAG TTATGAGCCCGAGCtccaccccgccgccacctacAGGATCAAAACCATCAAGGCCACCATCCAGGTCTTCTCCACCGGCAGCCTCACAGTCACAG GACCAAACGTGCAGAACGTGGCCACGGCCGTGGAGCAGGTGTACCCGCTCCTCTTTGAGTGCAAGAAGCCGCTGTGCAAGTGA
- the slc2a12 gene encoding solute carrier family 2, facilitated glucose transporter member 12 — MDSESQTKMSSRQPPGGPSCDAPAHKAVTGGPGCSWLVAASASVASLSGLMLGYEMGLTSGALLQLRAALSLSCRQQELLVSSPLLGALLVCLAGGPVLDRYGRRRSLLLSAALVVGGTAPLVLAASLPALACGRAVVGMGTALSGTAACLYIAEIAPPERRGLLVTLYELMLVLGVMLGFGCGCAFADAPRGWVYTFGLVIPPALLQMVALAFLPPSPRFLVARGQPERAREVLARLRGGAKEQADAELRDIQMALKEEAEHGFLELFGGKSNLRRRLLTGAALVFLQQATGQPSVLTYASALLRGVGFRSDAAATLASTGLGAVKVAGAVPAVLLVDRVGPKSLLCVGSAAMGVSLAALGALTLHGRTQLSSLCVSRPPDNRTDDGDVSGGNRTQLFPSGAPAWRAAGGDGSVQSGPVDGSEASSLKWASLVSLLVFVAGFSVGLGPMVYVVLSEIFPMGVRGRAVSVVSAVNWATNLLVSMTFLTMTEKIGVPNMMFLYAAMSFVLLVFIILYVPDTRGRTLEEISKELAKKKHFEFSLCTKNPQRSGMSREMPANIL; from the exons ATGGACTCCGAGAGCCAGACCAAGATGTCGTCCCGCCAGCCCCCGGGGGGCCCGTCCTGCGACGCCCCGGCCCACAAAGCAGTCACGGGCGGTCCAG GCTGCAGCTGGCTGGTGGCGGCGTCGGCGTCGGTGGCGTCGCTGAGCGGCCTGATGCTGGGCTACGAGATGGGCCTGACGTCGGGCGCGCTGCTGCAGCTGCGCGCCGCCCTCTCGCTGTCGTGCCGGCAGCAGGAGCTGCTGGTCAGCTCGCCGCTGCTGGGCGCGCTGCTCGTCTGCCTGGCCGGCGGCCCCGTCCTGGACCGCTACGGCCGCCGGCGCTCGCTGCTGCTGAGCGCCGCCCTGGTGGTGGGCGGCACGGCGCCGCTCGTGCTCGCCGCCTCGCTGCCGGCGCTGGCCTGCGGCCGCGCCGTGGTGGGCATGGGCACGGCGCTGTCGGGCACGGCGGCGTGCCTGTACATCGCCGAGATCGCGCCGCCGGAACGGCGCGGACTGCTGGTGACGCTGTACGAGCTGATGCTGGTGCTGGGGGTCATGCTGGGCTTCGGGTGCGGCTGCGCCTTCGCCGACGCGCCCCGCGGCTGGGTCTACACCTTCGGGCTGGTCATCCCGCCGGCGCTGCTCCAGATGGTGGCGCTGGCCTTCCTCCCGCCCAGTCCCAGGTTCCTGGTGGCGCGGGGTCAGCCCGAGCGGGCCCGGGAGGTCCTGGCGCGCTTGCGGGGCGGGGCCAAAGAACAGGCGGACGCGGAGCTGCGCGACATCCAAATGGCGCtgaaggaggaggcggagcacgGCTTCCTGGAGCTCTTCGGCGGCAAGTCCAACCTGCGGCGGCGTCTGCTGACGGGCGCAGCGCTGGTGTTCCTGCAGCAGGCCACGGGCCAGCCCAGCGTCCTGACGTACGCGTCGGCGCTGCTGCGCGGCGTGGGCTTCCGCAGCGACGCCGCCGCCACGCTGGCGTCCACCGGCCTGGGCGCCGTCAAGGTGGCGGGCGCCGTCCCGGCCGTGCTGCTGGTGGACCGGGTGGGGCCCAAGAGCTTGCTGTGCGTGGGCTCGGCCGCCATGGGCGTGTCGCTGGCCGCGCTGGGCGCGCTCACGCTGCACGGGCGCACGCAGCTGAGCAGCCTGTGCGTCAGCCGTCCGCCGGACAACCGCACCGACGATGGAGACGTCTCCGGGGGCAACCGCACGCAACTGTTTCCCAGCGGCGCCCCCGCCTGGCGGGCTGCTGGCGGCGACGGGTCGGTGCAAAGCGGGCCCGTGGACGGCAGCGAGGCGTCGTCGCTCAAGTGGGCGTCGCTCGTCAGCTTGCTGGTGTTTGTGGCCGGATTCTCCGTCGGACTGGGGCCAA TGGTGTACGTGGTCCTCAGCGAGATCTTCCCGATGGGCGTGCGAGGGCGAGCCGTGTCGGTGGTGTCGGCCGTCAACTGGGCCACCAACCTGCTCGTCTCCATGACCTTCCTCACCATGACCG agaAGATTGGCGTTCCGAACATGATGTTCCTGTACGCCGCCATGAGTTTCGTCCTGCTGGTGTTCATCATCCTGTACGTGCCCGACACAAGAGGACGCACGCTGGAGGAAATCTCCAAAGAATTGGCCAAAAA GAAGCACTTTGAATTCAGCCTGTGCACGAAAAATCCGCAGAGGAGCGGAATGTCCAGGGAGATGCCGGCAAACATCCTGTGA